From Macrobrachium rosenbergii isolate ZJJX-2024 chromosome 17, ASM4041242v1, whole genome shotgun sequence, one genomic window encodes:
- the Zwilch gene encoding protein zwilch homolog isoform X1 translates to MGDATMPQSLSSIVEKLMTGKSTESELAVVLEEQLMLTRDHCPEILLPVNQHSEIILVQRFSQRNRRLVSLEDNEKQVNSEGKISSTPRPKGTYSADLDVTGSPLKCPFSLADESSDLSPLTVSLPVAKKKARISYSPISALKAELIASKFNVALRKVFNKASESIPVWIVCDGKDTQGTLFCGLHRTAADVTRTVITSSGPFHSADYLPSLDHLQLHLTAGCPSDEIASSVKATYDVLRCDDETENSSVHMTCKWRETHTILTPPAFDAHTTVSVKVVCSDQRSPAYQMFQELSVLQGFVKGLKCGEVSWCIREDSSSVAKDLEAFFTTIKEKAQRQKKVEEGTPNSDTMVEDKFYSRRQNMDFTDLLWTVLMKCESYSELESSLRLVFEAIASGHIRPQIHVRTKTKIGIAALGLMRGQSGEPDLSGLTPIEMLVDIGMEKIKRDYINIFQGGDLVLGDEFSWFVMNEDQSLEKTMSLLEKLHIGFQVVLLLHTYLNLPQAVLKQFASQVLKELKKQNFASPYSFNSTVETGKVRQFLNSISPTTWEVSLKSNLKKYSKSLIVNFSKEPLIKFESNTSDFEEVLDDGDKDDSEEREDSYFCCFFKTVKDQTLL, encoded by the exons ATGGGCGATGCCACGATGCCCCAGAGTCTCTCCAGCATTGTCGAAAA GTTGATGACTGGGAAAAGCACTGAAAGTGAATTAGCAGTTGTACTTGAAGAACAGTTGATGTTAACTCGTGATCATTGTCCTGAAATCCTTTTACCTGTTAATCAACATTCAGAAATCATTCTGGTACAGCGATTTTCACAG CGTAACAGAAGACTTGTAAGTTTAGAAGATAATGAAAAGCAAGTCAACTCAGAGGGAAAGATAAGCAGCACTCCACGACCTAAGGGAACATATAGTGCTG atttaGATGTCACTGGATCCCCACTGAAGTGCCCATTCTCTCTGGCTGATGAATCATCTGATTTATCACCTCTCACTGTATCCCTCCCTGTTGcaaagaagaaagcaagaatCTCATATTCTCCCATATCTGCTTTAAAGGCTGa GTTGATTGCCTCAAAATTTAATGTGGCTCTGAGGAAGGTTTTTAACAAGGCATCTGAGAGTATCCCAGTCTGGATTGTATGTGATGGCAAAGACACACAG GGCACCCTTTTTTGTGGACTTCATCGTACAGCTGCAGATGTCACCAGAACGGTGATTACATCCTCTGGACCATTCCATTCAGCTGATTATCTTCCTTCTCTTGATCACCTCCAGCTACATCTTACTGCTGGTTGTCCTTCAGATGAA attGCTAGCTCTGTAAAGGCAACATACGATGTGTTACGCTGtgatgatgaaacagaaaatTCAAGTGTTCACATGACATGTAAATGGAGAGAAACACACACAATTCTTACACCTCCAGCTTTTGATGCCCATACAACAGTG TCTGTAAAGGTGGTGTGTAGTGATCAGAGGAGTCCTGCATATCAGATGTTTCAAGAGTTAAGTGTTTTGCAAGGTTTTGTTAAAGGCCTTAAGTGCGGTGAAGTCTCATGGTGCATAAGAGAAGACTCCAGCTCAGTCGCTAAGGATTTAGAAGCATTTTTCACCACTATAAAGGAGAAAG CACAACGTCAGAAGAAAGTGGAAGAAGGCACACCAAATTCTGATACAATGGTTGAAGACAAGTTTTACAGTCGTCGGCAAAATATGGACTTCACCGATCTCCTTTGGACTGTGTTAATGA AATGTGAGTCATACAGCGAGCTAGAATCAAGCCTCAGATTAGTTTTTGAGGCCATTGCTTCAGGACACATACGACCCCAGATACATGTTCGGACTAAAACAAAG ATTGGAATTGCAGCCCTTGGTCTCATGCGAGGTCAGTCAGGGGAGCCTGATTTGAGTGGGCTTACTCCTATTGAAATGCTTGTTGACATTGGCATGGAGAAGATCAAAcgagactatataaatatattccaag GTGGTGATTTAGTGCTAGGAGACGAGTTTTCCTGGTTTGTCATGAATGAGGACCAAAGCCTGGAAAAGACAATGAGTCTGTTAGAAAAACTTCATATTGGGTTTCAGGTTGTTCttttattgcatacatatctcAACTTGCCTCAAGCAGTCTTGAAGCAATTTGCATCACAG gttttgaaggAGCTCAAAAAGCAAAATTTTGCTTCACCCTACTCTTTCAACTCCACTGTAGAAACAGGGAAAGTTCGCCAATTCCTTAACAG CATTTCACCTACCACTTGGGAAGTTTCACTTAAGAGTAACCTCAAGAAATACTCAAAGTCCTTGATTGTCAATTTTTCAAAGGAACCGCTCATCAAGTTTGAAAGTAACACCTCTG ATTTTGAAGAAGTGCTTGATGATGGTGACAAAGATGATAGCGAGGAAAGAGAAGAtagttatttttgttgctttttcaagACTGTGAAGGATCAAACACTCTTGTAA
- the Zwilch gene encoding protein zwilch homolog isoform X3 has protein sequence MTGKSTESELAVVLEEQLMLTRDHCPEILLPVNQHSEIILVQRFSQRNRRLVSLEDNEKQVNSEGKISSTPRPKGTYSADLDVTGSPLKCPFSLADESSDLSPLTVSLPVAKKKARISYSPISALKAELIASKFNVALRKVFNKASESIPVWIVCDGKDTQGTLFCGLHRTAADVTRTVITSSGPFHSADYLPSLDHLQLHLTAGCPSDEIASSVKATYDVLRCDDETENSSVHMTCKWRETHTILTPPAFDAHTTVSVKVVCSDQRSPAYQMFQELSVLQGFVKGLKCGEVSWCIREDSSSVAKDLEAFFTTIKEKAQRQKKVEEGTPNSDTMVEDKFYSRRQNMDFTDLLWTVLMKCESYSELESSLRLVFEAIASGHIRPQIHVRTKTKIGIAALGLMRGQSGEPDLSGLTPIEMLVDIGMEKIKRDYINIFQGGDLVLGDEFSWFVMNEDQSLEKTMSLLEKLHIGFQVVLLLHTYLNLPQAVLKQFASQVLKELKKQNFASPYSFNSTVETGKVRQFLNSISPTTWEVSLKSNLKKYSKSLIVNFSKEPLIKFESNTSDFEEVLDDGDKDDSEEREDSYFCCFFKTVKDQTLL, from the exons ATGACTGGGAAAAGCACTGAAAGTGAATTAGCAGTTGTACTTGAAGAACAGTTGATGTTAACTCGTGATCATTGTCCTGAAATCCTTTTACCTGTTAATCAACATTCAGAAATCATTCTGGTACAGCGATTTTCACAG CGTAACAGAAGACTTGTAAGTTTAGAAGATAATGAAAAGCAAGTCAACTCAGAGGGAAAGATAAGCAGCACTCCACGACCTAAGGGAACATATAGTGCTG atttaGATGTCACTGGATCCCCACTGAAGTGCCCATTCTCTCTGGCTGATGAATCATCTGATTTATCACCTCTCACTGTATCCCTCCCTGTTGcaaagaagaaagcaagaatCTCATATTCTCCCATATCTGCTTTAAAGGCTGa GTTGATTGCCTCAAAATTTAATGTGGCTCTGAGGAAGGTTTTTAACAAGGCATCTGAGAGTATCCCAGTCTGGATTGTATGTGATGGCAAAGACACACAG GGCACCCTTTTTTGTGGACTTCATCGTACAGCTGCAGATGTCACCAGAACGGTGATTACATCCTCTGGACCATTCCATTCAGCTGATTATCTTCCTTCTCTTGATCACCTCCAGCTACATCTTACTGCTGGTTGTCCTTCAGATGAA attGCTAGCTCTGTAAAGGCAACATACGATGTGTTACGCTGtgatgatgaaacagaaaatTCAAGTGTTCACATGACATGTAAATGGAGAGAAACACACACAATTCTTACACCTCCAGCTTTTGATGCCCATACAACAGTG TCTGTAAAGGTGGTGTGTAGTGATCAGAGGAGTCCTGCATATCAGATGTTTCAAGAGTTAAGTGTTTTGCAAGGTTTTGTTAAAGGCCTTAAGTGCGGTGAAGTCTCATGGTGCATAAGAGAAGACTCCAGCTCAGTCGCTAAGGATTTAGAAGCATTTTTCACCACTATAAAGGAGAAAG CACAACGTCAGAAGAAAGTGGAAGAAGGCACACCAAATTCTGATACAATGGTTGAAGACAAGTTTTACAGTCGTCGGCAAAATATGGACTTCACCGATCTCCTTTGGACTGTGTTAATGA AATGTGAGTCATACAGCGAGCTAGAATCAAGCCTCAGATTAGTTTTTGAGGCCATTGCTTCAGGACACATACGACCCCAGATACATGTTCGGACTAAAACAAAG ATTGGAATTGCAGCCCTTGGTCTCATGCGAGGTCAGTCAGGGGAGCCTGATTTGAGTGGGCTTACTCCTATTGAAATGCTTGTTGACATTGGCATGGAGAAGATCAAAcgagactatataaatatattccaag GTGGTGATTTAGTGCTAGGAGACGAGTTTTCCTGGTTTGTCATGAATGAGGACCAAAGCCTGGAAAAGACAATGAGTCTGTTAGAAAAACTTCATATTGGGTTTCAGGTTGTTCttttattgcatacatatctcAACTTGCCTCAAGCAGTCTTGAAGCAATTTGCATCACAG gttttgaaggAGCTCAAAAAGCAAAATTTTGCTTCACCCTACTCTTTCAACTCCACTGTAGAAACAGGGAAAGTTCGCCAATTCCTTAACAG CATTTCACCTACCACTTGGGAAGTTTCACTTAAGAGTAACCTCAAGAAATACTCAAAGTCCTTGATTGTCAATTTTTCAAAGGAACCGCTCATCAAGTTTGAAAGTAACACCTCTG ATTTTGAAGAAGTGCTTGATGATGGTGACAAAGATGATAGCGAGGAAAGAGAAGAtagttatttttgttgctttttcaagACTGTGAAGGATCAAACACTCTTGTAA
- the Zwilch gene encoding protein zwilch homolog isoform X2 — MHLLMTGKSTESELAVVLEEQLMLTRDHCPEILLPVNQHSEIILVQRFSQRNRRLVSLEDNEKQVNSEGKISSTPRPKGTYSADLDVTGSPLKCPFSLADESSDLSPLTVSLPVAKKKARISYSPISALKAELIASKFNVALRKVFNKASESIPVWIVCDGKDTQGTLFCGLHRTAADVTRTVITSSGPFHSADYLPSLDHLQLHLTAGCPSDEIASSVKATYDVLRCDDETENSSVHMTCKWRETHTILTPPAFDAHTTVSVKVVCSDQRSPAYQMFQELSVLQGFVKGLKCGEVSWCIREDSSSVAKDLEAFFTTIKEKAQRQKKVEEGTPNSDTMVEDKFYSRRQNMDFTDLLWTVLMKCESYSELESSLRLVFEAIASGHIRPQIHVRTKTKIGIAALGLMRGQSGEPDLSGLTPIEMLVDIGMEKIKRDYINIFQGGDLVLGDEFSWFVMNEDQSLEKTMSLLEKLHIGFQVVLLLHTYLNLPQAVLKQFASQVLKELKKQNFASPYSFNSTVETGKVRQFLNSISPTTWEVSLKSNLKKYSKSLIVNFSKEPLIKFESNTSDFEEVLDDGDKDDSEEREDSYFCCFFKTVKDQTLL, encoded by the exons ATGCACTT GTTGATGACTGGGAAAAGCACTGAAAGTGAATTAGCAGTTGTACTTGAAGAACAGTTGATGTTAACTCGTGATCATTGTCCTGAAATCCTTTTACCTGTTAATCAACATTCAGAAATCATTCTGGTACAGCGATTTTCACAG CGTAACAGAAGACTTGTAAGTTTAGAAGATAATGAAAAGCAAGTCAACTCAGAGGGAAAGATAAGCAGCACTCCACGACCTAAGGGAACATATAGTGCTG atttaGATGTCACTGGATCCCCACTGAAGTGCCCATTCTCTCTGGCTGATGAATCATCTGATTTATCACCTCTCACTGTATCCCTCCCTGTTGcaaagaagaaagcaagaatCTCATATTCTCCCATATCTGCTTTAAAGGCTGa GTTGATTGCCTCAAAATTTAATGTGGCTCTGAGGAAGGTTTTTAACAAGGCATCTGAGAGTATCCCAGTCTGGATTGTATGTGATGGCAAAGACACACAG GGCACCCTTTTTTGTGGACTTCATCGTACAGCTGCAGATGTCACCAGAACGGTGATTACATCCTCTGGACCATTCCATTCAGCTGATTATCTTCCTTCTCTTGATCACCTCCAGCTACATCTTACTGCTGGTTGTCCTTCAGATGAA attGCTAGCTCTGTAAAGGCAACATACGATGTGTTACGCTGtgatgatgaaacagaaaatTCAAGTGTTCACATGACATGTAAATGGAGAGAAACACACACAATTCTTACACCTCCAGCTTTTGATGCCCATACAACAGTG TCTGTAAAGGTGGTGTGTAGTGATCAGAGGAGTCCTGCATATCAGATGTTTCAAGAGTTAAGTGTTTTGCAAGGTTTTGTTAAAGGCCTTAAGTGCGGTGAAGTCTCATGGTGCATAAGAGAAGACTCCAGCTCAGTCGCTAAGGATTTAGAAGCATTTTTCACCACTATAAAGGAGAAAG CACAACGTCAGAAGAAAGTGGAAGAAGGCACACCAAATTCTGATACAATGGTTGAAGACAAGTTTTACAGTCGTCGGCAAAATATGGACTTCACCGATCTCCTTTGGACTGTGTTAATGA AATGTGAGTCATACAGCGAGCTAGAATCAAGCCTCAGATTAGTTTTTGAGGCCATTGCTTCAGGACACATACGACCCCAGATACATGTTCGGACTAAAACAAAG ATTGGAATTGCAGCCCTTGGTCTCATGCGAGGTCAGTCAGGGGAGCCTGATTTGAGTGGGCTTACTCCTATTGAAATGCTTGTTGACATTGGCATGGAGAAGATCAAAcgagactatataaatatattccaag GTGGTGATTTAGTGCTAGGAGACGAGTTTTCCTGGTTTGTCATGAATGAGGACCAAAGCCTGGAAAAGACAATGAGTCTGTTAGAAAAACTTCATATTGGGTTTCAGGTTGTTCttttattgcatacatatctcAACTTGCCTCAAGCAGTCTTGAAGCAATTTGCATCACAG gttttgaaggAGCTCAAAAAGCAAAATTTTGCTTCACCCTACTCTTTCAACTCCACTGTAGAAACAGGGAAAGTTCGCCAATTCCTTAACAG CATTTCACCTACCACTTGGGAAGTTTCACTTAAGAGTAACCTCAAGAAATACTCAAAGTCCTTGATTGTCAATTTTTCAAAGGAACCGCTCATCAAGTTTGAAAGTAACACCTCTG ATTTTGAAGAAGTGCTTGATGATGGTGACAAAGATGATAGCGAGGAAAGAGAAGAtagttatttttgttgctttttcaagACTGTGAAGGATCAAACACTCTTGTAA